Proteins from a genomic interval of Megalopta genalis isolate 19385.01 unplaced genomic scaffold, iyMegGena1_principal scaffold0037, whole genome shotgun sequence:
- the mRpL40 gene encoding mitochondrial ribosomal protein L40 isoform X1 has product MYAKRSDRGTHRHNRAEHEIEETRVKPNLPSRPEQTDGRISELSMRSLSIVDPRNISTCTYPLYFQVTDVLSGLPIKKKRKLDPAIIRAREERKKRKLEKQIRRLEKHAKQLKPIFEVESSIELAKQKEERYRTPTTLSPEELEKRSLLEKEWTRYKQDQWLKDTYAIQSMMVSQERALIELRIVSEYLYEKAIEFDESFLPYRACGPVNTPSIRNYESPDGVYADTTMKYEGEPESNRIGDK; this is encoded by the exons ATGTACGCGAAACGATCGGACCGCGGCACACACCGGCACAACCGAGCTGAACACGAAATCGAGGAAACCCGTGTAAAACCAAATCTACCGAGTAGACCAGAGCAAACTGACGGACGAATAAGCGA ACTATCTATGCGTTCGTTGTCGATCGTTGATCCACGTAATATTTCTACGTGCACGTATCCACTATATTTTCAAGTGACCGATGTACTATC GGGTTTACCaataaagaagaaaaggaaACTGGATCCTGCTATCATTAGAGCCAGAGAAGAGAGGAAGAAAAGAAAGCTGGAGAAGCAAATTAGACGTTTGGAAAAACACGCCAAACAACTGAAACCAATTTTTGAGGTCGAATCATCGATCGAGTTAGCCAAGCAAAAAGA GGAACGGTACCGTACACCGACGACGTTATCTCCCGAAGAATTGGAGAAAAGATCGTTATTGGAAAAGGAATGGACAAGATACAAACAAGATCAGTGGTTGAAGGATACGTACGCTATACAATCTATGATGGTTTCTCAGGAAAGAGCTTTGATAGAATTGAGAATCGTGTCCGAGTATCTTTACGAGAAAGCGATAGAA TTCGACGAATCGTTTCTACCGTACAGAGCATGCGGACCGGTGAATACTCCATCGATACGGAATTATGAGAGTCCAGATGGTGTATATGCGGATACTACTATGAAATATGAGGGAGAacccgaatcgaatcgaatcggtgATAAATGA
- the mRpL40 gene encoding mitochondrial ribosomal protein L40 isoform X2 translates to MISVLPVVNAFSRLSMRSLSIVDPRNISTCTYPLYFQVTDVLSGLPIKKKRKLDPAIIRAREERKKRKLEKQIRRLEKHAKQLKPIFEVESSIELAKQKEERYRTPTTLSPEELEKRSLLEKEWTRYKQDQWLKDTYAIQSMMVSQERALIELRIVSEYLYEKAIEFDESFLPYRACGPVNTPSIRNYESPDGVYADTTMKYEGEPESNRIGDK, encoded by the exons ATGATAAGTGTCCTACCTGTGGTAAATGCTTTTTCTAG ACTATCTATGCGTTCGTTGTCGATCGTTGATCCACGTAATATTTCTACGTGCACGTATCCACTATATTTTCAAGTGACCGATGTACTATC GGGTTTACCaataaagaagaaaaggaaACTGGATCCTGCTATCATTAGAGCCAGAGAAGAGAGGAAGAAAAGAAAGCTGGAGAAGCAAATTAGACGTTTGGAAAAACACGCCAAACAACTGAAACCAATTTTTGAGGTCGAATCATCGATCGAGTTAGCCAAGCAAAAAGA GGAACGGTACCGTACACCGACGACGTTATCTCCCGAAGAATTGGAGAAAAGATCGTTATTGGAAAAGGAATGGACAAGATACAAACAAGATCAGTGGTTGAAGGATACGTACGCTATACAATCTATGATGGTTTCTCAGGAAAGAGCTTTGATAGAATTGAGAATCGTGTCCGAGTATCTTTACGAGAAAGCGATAGAA TTCGACGAATCGTTTCTACCGTACAGAGCATGCGGACCGGTGAATACTCCATCGATACGGAATTATGAGAGTCCAGATGGTGTATATGCGGATACTACTATGAAATATGAGGGAGAacccgaatcgaatcgaatcggtgATAAATGA
- the Ctu2 gene encoding cytosolic thiouridylase subunit 2 isoform X2 translates to MCTLNSIECDTFETNRTVQNATDTAPTCVTNIKLFCAKCGSKEIEISLRSKYGMIKGFSLEERKRVRNALVKEADNLKMAMYVTSLTTSTSDVHCEEIRTIDSPEAYTTRNDEFMEEVFRGMESETAKDELLMQLRRKLLVSAACKLNCNKVFVADTSIDLAVKVLGDISTGRGSQVPQNVSFSDTRSSGVALLRPLRDFTQDDIEGYLECHNLTPIFASRIYNRSYPVSIRTVARNFVRQLDSNLNGTVSTIYRTSEKLATKMEKLHNINSCGNTDVVNNIRVFNDTCILCELALNCPNSQEQLSVVQARIFSQLVSTNVNPLTSTASSLQTNGQVQEINGSVKRHNRCDSDTYYSFNRESIRPDLIEAHLCYGCKLFALNSKQMYNLLLCLLHEKIQEKSQITRLQEDIAEFLL, encoded by the exons ATGTGTACATTAAACTCGATCGAGTGTGATACGTTTGAAACGAATCGAACAGTACAGAACGC TACCGATACCGCTCCCACGTGTGTGACAAACATTAAATTATTTTGCGCAAAGTGTGGATCCAAAGAAATCGAAATTTCATTAAGGAGCAAAT ATGGCATGATTAAAGGGTTTTCGTTAGAGGAAAGGAAACGTGTTCGAAATGCGTTGGTTAAAGAAGCGGATAATCTGAAAATGGCAATGTATGTTACTTCTTTGACAACTTCTACCAGCGATGTTCATTGCGAAGAGATCCGGACGATAGACAGTCCAGAAGCGTACACAACTCGCAACGATGAATTTATGGAAGAAGTGTTTCGTGGCATGGAAAGTGAAACAGCAAAGGACGAATTATTGATGCAATTGAGAAGAAAACTACTTGTATCGGCGGCTTGTAAGCTGAACTGTAATAAAGTTTTTGTTGCCGATACGTCGATCGATCTTGCGGTAAAAGTACTTGGAGACATATCGACGGGAAGAGGTTCTCAGGTGCCACAAAATGTTTCTTTCTCCGATACAAGATCCAGCGGTGTCGCATTGCTTAGACCGCTCAGAGATTTTACGCAGGATGACATAGAAGGCTATTTGGAATGCCATAACTTGACTCCTATTTTTGCTTCTCGAATATATAATCGATCGTATCCTGTTTCTATAAGAACCGTTGCAAGAAACTTTGTTCGACAATTAGATTCTAACCTTAACGGTACTGTATCTACCATATATCGGACCAGCGAAAAATTGGCAACAAAGATGGAGAAACTGCATAATATAAACAGCTGTGGAAACACCGATGTTGTTAATAACATTCGTGTCTTTAACGATACCTGTATACTTTGCGAATTGGCTCTAAATTGTCCTAATTCGCAAGAACAACTTTCGGTCGTTCAGGCCAGAATATTTTCTCAACTGGTATCGACGAATGTAAATCCTCTAACAAGTACAGCGTCTAGTTTacaaacgaatggacaagtacaagaaataaatggttcggTGAAAAGGCATAATCGCTGCGACAGCGATACATATTATTCGTTTAATAGAGAATCTATACGACCAGATTTAATCGAAGCTCATTTATGTTACGGTTGTAAACTGTTTGCCTTAAATTCAAAGCAAATGTATAACTTATTACTCTGCCTTTTACATgaaaaaattcaagagaaatcaCAAATAACACGCTTGCAGGAAGATATagcagaatttttattataa
- the Ctu2 gene encoding cytosolic thiouridylase subunit 2 isoform X1 produces MCTLNSIECDTFETNRTVQNATDTAPTCVTNIKLFCAKCGSKEIEISLRSKCGYCKACFLSVLMHKFKATLGKSKSMHPTDSVLIAHSGKANSTALVQLIKDNANDLASKRLRFTCKILYIDDGMIKGFSLEERKRVRNALVKEADNLKMAMYVTSLTTSTSDVHCEEIRTIDSPEAYTTRNDEFMEEVFRGMESETAKDELLMQLRRKLLVSAACKLNCNKVFVADTSIDLAVKVLGDISTGRGSQVPQNVSFSDTRSSGVALLRPLRDFTQDDIEGYLECHNLTPIFASRIYNRSYPVSIRTVARNFVRQLDSNLNGTVSTIYRTSEKLATKMEKLHNINSCGNTDVVNNIRVFNDTCILCELALNCPNSQEQLSVVQARIFSQLVSTNVNPLTSTASSLQTNGQVQEINGSVKRHNRCDSDTYYSFNRESIRPDLIEAHLCYGCKLFALNSKQMYNLLLCLLHEKIQEKSQITRLQEDIAEFLL; encoded by the exons ATGTGTACATTAAACTCGATCGAGTGTGATACGTTTGAAACGAATCGAACAGTACAGAACGC TACCGATACCGCTCCCACGTGTGTGACAAACATTAAATTATTTTGCGCAAAGTGTGGATCCAAAGAAATCGAAATTTCATTAAGGAGCAAATGTGGGTATTGTAAAGCATGCTTCTTATCCGTGTTAATGCATAAATTTAAAGCAACTTTAGGAAAGTCGAAATCAATGCACCCAACCGATTCGGTACTTATTGCTCATTCAGGAAAAGCGAATTCAACAGCACTTGTACAACTTATAAAAGATaatgcaaatgatttggcttctaaaAGACTGCGATTTACGtgtaaaatattatacatagatg ATGGCATGATTAAAGGGTTTTCGTTAGAGGAAAGGAAACGTGTTCGAAATGCGTTGGTTAAAGAAGCGGATAATCTGAAAATGGCAATGTATGTTACTTCTTTGACAACTTCTACCAGCGATGTTCATTGCGAAGAGATCCGGACGATAGACAGTCCAGAAGCGTACACAACTCGCAACGATGAATTTATGGAAGAAGTGTTTCGTGGCATGGAAAGTGAAACAGCAAAGGACGAATTATTGATGCAATTGAGAAGAAAACTACTTGTATCGGCGGCTTGTAAGCTGAACTGTAATAAAGTTTTTGTTGCCGATACGTCGATCGATCTTGCGGTAAAAGTACTTGGAGACATATCGACGGGAAGAGGTTCTCAGGTGCCACAAAATGTTTCTTTCTCCGATACAAGATCCAGCGGTGTCGCATTGCTTAGACCGCTCAGAGATTTTACGCAGGATGACATAGAAGGCTATTTGGAATGCCATAACTTGACTCCTATTTTTGCTTCTCGAATATATAATCGATCGTATCCTGTTTCTATAAGAACCGTTGCAAGAAACTTTGTTCGACAATTAGATTCTAACCTTAACGGTACTGTATCTACCATATATCGGACCAGCGAAAAATTGGCAACAAAGATGGAGAAACTGCATAATATAAACAGCTGTGGAAACACCGATGTTGTTAATAACATTCGTGTCTTTAACGATACCTGTATACTTTGCGAATTGGCTCTAAATTGTCCTAATTCGCAAGAACAACTTTCGGTCGTTCAGGCCAGAATATTTTCTCAACTGGTATCGACGAATGTAAATCCTCTAACAAGTACAGCGTCTAGTTTacaaacgaatggacaagtacaagaaataaatggttcggTGAAAAGGCATAATCGCTGCGACAGCGATACATATTATTCGTTTAATAGAGAATCTATACGACCAGATTTAATCGAAGCTCATTTATGTTACGGTTGTAAACTGTTTGCCTTAAATTCAAAGCAAATGTATAACTTATTACTCTGCCTTTTACATgaaaaaattcaagagaaatcaCAAATAACACGCTTGCAGGAAGATATagcagaatttttattataa
- the Ctu2 gene encoding cytosolic thiouridylase subunit 2 isoform X3: protein MIKGFSLEERKRVRNALVKEADNLKMAMYVTSLTTSTSDVHCEEIRTIDSPEAYTTRNDEFMEEVFRGMESETAKDELLMQLRRKLLVSAACKLNCNKVFVADTSIDLAVKVLGDISTGRGSQVPQNVSFSDTRSSGVALLRPLRDFTQDDIEGYLECHNLTPIFASRIYNRSYPVSIRTVARNFVRQLDSNLNGTVSTIYRTSEKLATKMEKLHNINSCGNTDVVNNIRVFNDTCILCELALNCPNSQEQLSVVQARIFSQLVSTNVNPLTSTASSLQTNGQVQEINGSVKRHNRCDSDTYYSFNRESIRPDLIEAHLCYGCKLFALNSKQMYNLLLCLLHEKIQEKSQITRLQEDIAEFLL, encoded by the coding sequence ATGATTAAAGGGTTTTCGTTAGAGGAAAGGAAACGTGTTCGAAATGCGTTGGTTAAAGAAGCGGATAATCTGAAAATGGCAATGTATGTTACTTCTTTGACAACTTCTACCAGCGATGTTCATTGCGAAGAGATCCGGACGATAGACAGTCCAGAAGCGTACACAACTCGCAACGATGAATTTATGGAAGAAGTGTTTCGTGGCATGGAAAGTGAAACAGCAAAGGACGAATTATTGATGCAATTGAGAAGAAAACTACTTGTATCGGCGGCTTGTAAGCTGAACTGTAATAAAGTTTTTGTTGCCGATACGTCGATCGATCTTGCGGTAAAAGTACTTGGAGACATATCGACGGGAAGAGGTTCTCAGGTGCCACAAAATGTTTCTTTCTCCGATACAAGATCCAGCGGTGTCGCATTGCTTAGACCGCTCAGAGATTTTACGCAGGATGACATAGAAGGCTATTTGGAATGCCATAACTTGACTCCTATTTTTGCTTCTCGAATATATAATCGATCGTATCCTGTTTCTATAAGAACCGTTGCAAGAAACTTTGTTCGACAATTAGATTCTAACCTTAACGGTACTGTATCTACCATATATCGGACCAGCGAAAAATTGGCAACAAAGATGGAGAAACTGCATAATATAAACAGCTGTGGAAACACCGATGTTGTTAATAACATTCGTGTCTTTAACGATACCTGTATACTTTGCGAATTGGCTCTAAATTGTCCTAATTCGCAAGAACAACTTTCGGTCGTTCAGGCCAGAATATTTTCTCAACTGGTATCGACGAATGTAAATCCTCTAACAAGTACAGCGTCTAGTTTacaaacgaatggacaagtacaagaaataaatggttcggTGAAAAGGCATAATCGCTGCGACAGCGATACATATTATTCGTTTAATAGAGAATCTATACGACCAGATTTAATCGAAGCTCATTTATGTTACGGTTGTAAACTGTTTGCCTTAAATTCAAAGCAAATGTATAACTTATTACTCTGCCTTTTACATgaaaaaattcaagagaaatcaCAAATAACACGCTTGCAGGAAGATATagcagaatttttattataa